GGCTCTCGTCCACACTCTAAACGCAGGATATTTTGGCTCTTTTCCACAGTTTGGAGTAACCTGGTATGTGTACTTTTGTGCCATTCCACCTGCAGGAATCAATTTAAAACTCTTGAAGCATCAGACTCTTACACCAACCTAATAAAAACAGGCACCCATAGTGTGCTTGCACAATGTACATGTAAATTTTTCTTCCATTGCTTACCTCTTCTGAAGAAGATTACCGACTCTTTTCTGCTTCTATACTCAGGTATAGATAAAGCAGCTGTGATATGACCAATCTGTCCGAAGCCCTGGCTGATGGATTTGGGAAAGCCCGGATCCATCATACCATTGTCAAATCTCCAGTAGTTCCTTCCCTGTGAAATACGCACAAACAGGACATATCAGGAGTTGTCAAGCACCACTTCAGTTAGAATTTTCTGTGATTGTCAGTCTGTAGTGAATTTAAGTCTTTTGTCGTAATGACTATGCATCAACCTTGAAGAAGTAGGTTTTGCCCTCGCAGTTGCAGCGGGTGTAAACCGAGTCGATGGAGATGGGATTCCCCACACCTTTGTAATTAACTGAGGAGGATCAGGATTTCTCTGTTTGTCCAGTGTCCAAAAATAATGTCCTATAGAGAAGAAAGGGAAAGTGGAATTTTATTCACAAATAACATCTGGGTTCACAGTTCCCTACACTTTGgaactttacatttaattttttgtttaattaaatgtttttttttttgttttctctttgtaCTCTGTTCAAAAGGTTAAATGCTTTGAACCAAAATAAATAGTGTTGCTATAAAGCGAGCGTGCATCTGGTACTGACCTCTGAACACCACAATGGTACCATTTCTTAGAGTAGTCAAACCACTGACTGGACGCCCACTGCAGAGGTTAGAGTCATAgtcatctgcaaaaaaaaaaaaaattaaaaaaagaagtgatgtattaaaattacataaaaaaaacataactagTTCCCGTCAGCACAGTGTTCAGATGGAAACCATGAAGGCTCTCAGTGGAAACAAAATAATTGATAATTAAGCATGAACGATAAATACACAATAATTATAAAGCATGAAAGCTCTTACCAGCTTGATAATCTTTAATACTATCTTTTTTGCCATCCTTTTCTGAGATAGGTTTAAGAGGTTTTTCTGTTGGTTTGATTGGAATAATGTCACTAGGATCCCTGGGAGATGACGATTCCTTTGGGTCTTCACTCTGTGCCTTGGTTGTCATTTCACTGACAGAATATTCTGTTGGTTCTACGCTTAATGGAATTTCTGTTGGTGCTATGCTTGGAGGACCTCCTGTTGGTTCTGCACTTGAAGAAATTTCTGTTGGTGCTGTGCTTGGAGGACCTCCTGTTGGTTCTGAACTTGAAGAAACTTCTGTTGGTGCTGTGCTTGGAGAACCTCCTGTTGGTTCTGCACTTGATGAAACTTCTGTTGGTGCTGTGCTTGGAGGACCTCCTGTAGGTTCTGCGGTTGATGGAACTTCTGTTGGTTCTGTGCTTGATGGACTTTCTGTTGGCTCTGCGTTTGATGGAACTTCTGTTGGTTCTGTGCTTGATGGACTTTCTGTTGGTTCTGCGTTTGATGGAACTTCTATTGGTTCTGTGCTTGATGGACTTTCTATTGGTTCCACGGTTGGAAATTCTGTTGGTTCAGTACCAGATGGACCTTCTGTTGGTTCTGTGCCTGATGGAACTTCTGTTGGTTCTGTGCTTGGAGGACTTTCTGTTGGTTCTGTGCTTGGAGGACTTTCTGTTGGTTCTGTGCTTGGAGGACTTTCTGTTGGTTCTGTGCTTGGAGGACTTTCTGTTGGTTCTGGGCTTGCTGGATCTTCTGTTGGTTCTGTGCTTGGAGGACCTTCTGTTGGTTCTGTGCTTGGAGGACCTTTTGTTGGTTCTAATCATCAACATATCTTTGTGAACAAATTTTGCTTTTTGCTGTGTTTTGCATATTTGACAAATAAAGGTTATGATTATTATTGCTCAACCAAGGCCCTCAGAAGGTATGGATTCACTTTCATCTTTAGGGATTATTAAAGTTTCTGCCTCGGCATAAGAAAACCAAGTAGATAAAAAATGTTGTCTGCTGTATAGTCATGTGCTTTCTCTTTTGTcataaataatcaaatgtcaagGTAACCtagtttatgattactttttcAACAAGTGCCCTACAGGAAAAGAGAGTCAAAAAGAAAGACTCACCTCCAGTCCCTTCATCATTGGTCATGTCCTCATTGGAggtttctaaaaaaagaaaaagacatcaCAACTATACCTTAAGAGTACTGTTACCATGAAATCAGGTTACATGAAGCAAAAGATCAGTACACTTTTATTTGGTTATTTGTGACAAAGCTACAGTAATTATACCTGTagactttttattctttatgtttAGGCATAAGTTAGCAGTCCTTTGAGCTGCGGTGGCAGTTTTTCTTGGTTTTAAGGCAGTATCTGTGACAGTCACAGAGACATAAGCGTAAAATCAGGGCAAGATTAGatgcatgcaaaaatatatatatatattaagcagcaacaTGAAGAGTAATAATGCtggtatttaaaaagtaattttttaactgtaataatatttaataacattactgttctaactgtattttgatcaaataaatgaagtcattttgagaataaaagatttctttcaaaaacaaatccaATCTGACCCCAAAGTGTGATATGCTGTTTAAATGATTTTGCAGCCAATCAGTGTATGTTAGTTGCATCAAAAACATACAATTAGTTTCAGTTATTGCAAACCTATTTACAACCACACATGCATTTGCAGCATTATcggtgaacatttatttatttgattcaaatatGCTGTACGTCCTTTATCTactacacacaaaaacactttgtAGTTTACATTATTACCTTCCACCAAGCACATGTTCTCATAATCAGGGCAGCACTGTTTGTATGAGACACAGTCAATATCACAGTGACATGGATTGCTTC
The DNA window shown above is from Carassius auratus strain Wakin unplaced genomic scaffold, ASM336829v1 scaf_tig00009712, whole genome shotgun sequence and carries:
- the LOC113072629 gene encoding LOW QUALITY PROTEIN: proteoglycan 4-like (The sequence of the model RefSeq protein was modified relative to this genomic sequence to represent the inferred CDS: inserted 1 base in 1 codon); the protein is MATYLSLLLLFAYASTGSSDPSSCKGRCGAGYYRGSLCQCDYECLSLNECCSDFTQFCTTSDSCKGRCGEPFHRSNPCHCDIDCVSYKQCCPDYENMCLVEETSNEDMTNDEGTGEPTKGPPSTEPTEGPPSTEPTEDPASPEPTESPPSTEPTESPPSTEPTESPPSTEPTESPPSTEPTEVPSGTEPTEGPSGTEPTEFPTVEPIESPSSTEPIEVPSNAEPTESPSSTEPTEVPSNAEPTESPSSTEPTEVPSTAEPTGGPPSTAPTEVSSSAEPTGGSPSTAPTEVSSSSEPTGGPPSTAPTEISSSAEPTGGPPSIAPTEIPLSVEPTEYSVSEMTTKAQSEDPKESSSPRDPSDIIPIKPTEKPLKPISEKDGKKDSIKDYQADDYDSNLCSGRPVSGLTTLRNGTIVVFRGHYFWTLDKQRNPDPPQLITKVWGIPSPXDSVYTRCNCEGKTYFFKGRNYWRFDNGMMDPGFPKSISQGFGQIGHITAALSIPEYRSRKESVIFFRRGGMAQKYTYQVTPNCGKEPKYPAFRVWTRARRQAVSALGPVISISKTWRGFPTIVTSAVSVPSRVKEGYKYYVFSQNKYYSMKMEREKPVILKPATGPKENLATSFFKCPETQKN